The Leptospira sp. WS39.C2 genome contains a region encoding:
- a CDS encoding MFS transporter: protein MQKPSLPFGKQISYAVGQLGWSTLINIIGLHQVYFYLPPSPKPGQECFPDLIEKMAFWGLSTIGVVAAIGRLWDAFTDPLIANSSDRFSSRFGRRIPFLFLGGVPAAVFCWLIFVPPHNFVSSTNLVWMTSFMLLFYLFLTVYVTPFFALIPELGHTPEERLNLSTYISVTYALGIIVASTEPMIASALQSSFVFDADPSVQTLVARQYALGILCIFAAICMYFPVFTIHEKTYCESEASSVPFKEALVLTFKNKNFLYFALSDLCYFLALTILTTGISYYVTVLLELERDFVTQLLTVMLLVSFAFYPVVNFVARKIGKKRTVLIGFYTFLALFLSIYFIGKNSLPLSPYIQGYMIVGVAAIPIAILGILPNAILADIAELDSLKTGSKREGLFYAGRTFMQKLGQTLAVLIFSSVILLGLDRDSKKQVSPNVTGIIAPSVSDSKSELKKNTESEAKISKESTICKVEEVEAGGELGVRLTGPLASAFCLLAIFLFGKYKEDETLEEIAKIRGN, encoded by the coding sequence ATGCAAAAACCTTCTTTACCATTTGGAAAACAAATTAGTTATGCAGTAGGCCAACTCGGTTGGTCGACTCTCATCAATATCATCGGTCTCCACCAAGTTTACTTTTATTTACCTCCTTCGCCAAAACCTGGCCAAGAATGTTTCCCTGATTTGATTGAAAAAATGGCCTTTTGGGGCCTTTCAACTATAGGAGTTGTAGCGGCGATCGGCCGTTTGTGGGATGCATTCACTGATCCCCTCATTGCCAACTCATCTGATCGTTTTTCCTCTCGGTTTGGAAGGAGGATTCCATTTTTATTTTTAGGAGGAGTGCCAGCTGCCGTCTTTTGTTGGTTAATCTTTGTTCCACCACATAACTTTGTTTCTTCGACAAACCTAGTTTGGATGACAAGTTTTATGTTGCTCTTCTATTTATTTTTAACAGTGTATGTCACACCGTTTTTTGCTCTCATCCCTGAACTCGGACATACTCCAGAAGAGAGGCTCAACCTCTCAACTTATATTTCTGTTACTTATGCCTTAGGGATCATTGTCGCATCGACAGAACCAATGATCGCAAGTGCCTTACAATCGAGTTTTGTTTTTGATGCGGATCCTTCCGTTCAAACTCTTGTCGCACGCCAATATGCATTAGGAATCCTTTGTATTTTTGCTGCGATCTGTATGTACTTTCCTGTGTTTACCATCCATGAAAAAACATACTGTGAATCAGAAGCATCAAGTGTTCCTTTTAAAGAAGCACTTGTCCTCACATTCAAAAACAAAAACTTTTTGTATTTTGCACTTTCTGATTTGTGTTACTTCCTAGCACTCACCATTCTTACCACTGGGATTTCCTACTACGTAACAGTGCTATTGGAATTGGAAAGGGACTTTGTCACACAACTCCTCACTGTAATGTTACTGGTTTCCTTTGCCTTTTACCCAGTTGTTAATTTTGTCGCACGCAAAATTGGGAAAAAGAGAACCGTTCTCATCGGCTTTTACACCTTCCTTGCTTTGTTTTTATCCATCTATTTTATAGGCAAAAATAGTCTGCCATTGTCCCCATATATCCAAGGTTATATGATTGTTGGAGTCGCTGCGATACCAATTGCAATCCTTGGAATATTACCAAATGCAATATTAGCAGATATTGCTGAACTTGATTCATTAAAAACAGGTTCGAAACGGGAAGGTTTATTTTATGCAGGTAGGACCTTTATGCAAAAATTAGGACAAACACTTGCAGTTTTAATCTTTAGTTCCGTGATTTTACTGGGGCTTGACCGTGATTCCAAAAAACAAGTTTCGCCAAACGTAACGGGTATTATCGCTCCATCTGTGTCAGATTCGAAGTCGGAACTGAAAAAAAATACTGAGTCGGAGGCAAAAATAAGTAAGGAATCCACGATTTGTAAAGTCGAAGAAGTAGAAGCAGGCGGGGAACTGGGAGTTCGATTGACAGGACCTTTGGCATCTGCATTCTGTTTACTTGCAATTTTTCTCTTTGGAAAATACAAAGAGGATGAAACTTTAGAAGAGATTGCAAAGATACGTGGAAATTAA
- a CDS encoding SGNH/GDSL hydrolase family protein, whose product MNRKNRIKFFLRWGVSITLVLSLTNCKTYSKRDYFDTNFKCFAEPGWRDDGDFKKYIEKAWLPVRLLYAEDNNKIKRSEIVFAGDSLVHLFLPDLMAKEFPGKSVTNRGIGGDMTETLLTRLDDDVLRLDPKTIVIEIGGNDFIQGKCLSLTQNNLLAIIKKIHSRNHQTRILLIAVPPTRVKELNQIVPVYNLFLNQVAKTTQNVEYIEVWDIMRKPDAPTLSEEFIRPNGDSLHFNEKGYEIWGKKLRPYLQK is encoded by the coding sequence ATGAACCGCAAGAACAGGATTAAATTCTTCCTTCGATGGGGTGTTTCTATCACCCTAGTTTTGAGTCTTACAAATTGTAAAACCTACTCAAAACGTGATTACTTCGATACAAACTTTAAATGTTTTGCTGAGCCAGGTTGGCGTGATGATGGTGATTTTAAAAAATACATCGAAAAAGCCTGGCTCCCCGTACGTTTGTTATACGCCGAAGATAATAACAAAATCAAACGTTCTGAAATAGTTTTTGCAGGTGATAGTTTGGTACATTTGTTTTTACCAGACCTTATGGCAAAAGAATTTCCAGGAAAATCGGTCACCAATCGAGGCATTGGTGGTGATATGACAGAAACCTTACTCACTCGTTTAGATGATGATGTATTACGATTGGATCCTAAAACAATTGTAATTGAGATAGGTGGAAATGATTTTATCCAAGGGAAATGTCTGAGTCTAACCCAAAACAATTTACTTGCTATTATCAAAAAAATCCATTCACGAAACCACCAAACTCGAATTCTATTAATTGCTGTCCCACCAACTAGAGTGAAGGAACTCAATCAAATTGTACCTGTTTATAATTTGTTCCTGAACCAAGTCGCAAAGACGACCCAAAACGTGGAATATATAGAAGTCTGGGACATCATGCGTAAACCAGATGCACCCACTCTAAGTGAAGAGTTCATTCGTCCCAATGGTGATAGTTTGCATTTTAATGAAAAAGGATATGAAATTTGGGGTAAAAAACTAAGACCCTATTTGCAAAAATAA
- the serB gene encoding phosphoserine phosphatase SerB: MNQILLISCDTIASSIVSKILSTVSLDVDSSYSKKFQLHCLKVQTNENWPREQILSIREQLSSYKIDFLFTKQLLPINQPSLFVFDMDSTVIKEEVIDELARKHGVFEEVASVTKKAMEGGMGFDEALRLRVKHLAGLSVQSFKEVYDVLNLNDGMESVFQFVPSNGGKLGILSGGFSPVLELFSKKYPVDFFRANGLEEKDGFFTGTIFGEIINREKKELYLRKFASELSIPMEHVVAVGDGANDALMLNAAGIGIGIHAKQGLKDKITNWIEFTNLSSLIFLFENSF; encoded by the coding sequence ATGAACCAAATTTTACTGATTTCTTGCGATACCATCGCCAGTAGCATTGTTTCCAAGATTTTATCGACTGTATCACTCGATGTAGATTCTTCCTATTCCAAAAAATTCCAACTACATTGTTTAAAGGTGCAAACTAATGAAAATTGGCCTAGAGAACAAATCCTTTCTATTCGTGAACAATTGTCTTCCTACAAAATTGATTTTCTTTTCACCAAACAATTATTACCTATAAATCAACCTTCTCTTTTTGTATTTGATATGGACTCAACAGTCATCAAAGAAGAAGTGATTGATGAGTTGGCAAGAAAACACGGAGTGTTTGAAGAAGTCGCTAGTGTTACAAAAAAAGCAATGGAAGGTGGAATGGGATTTGATGAAGCCCTTCGATTGCGTGTAAAACACTTGGCTGGACTATCTGTTCAGAGTTTTAAAGAAGTTTATGATGTACTCAACTTAAATGATGGTATGGAATCTGTATTTCAATTTGTTCCATCAAATGGTGGGAAACTGGGAATCCTAAGTGGGGGATTTAGTCCTGTCTTAGAATTGTTTTCAAAAAAGTACCCAGTGGATTTTTTTCGAGCAAACGGTTTAGAAGAAAAAGATGGGTTTTTCACCGGAACAATTTTTGGCGAGATCATCAATCGTGAGAAAAAAGAACTATATTTACGAAAGTTTGCAAGTGAACTTTCGATTCCAATGGAACACGTTGTTGCTGTTGGAGACGGGGCAAATGATGCACTGATGTTAAACGCAGCTGGAATTGGAATCGGAATTCATGCCAAACAAGGTTTAAAAGACAAAATCACCAATTGGATTGAGTTTACAAATTTATCCTCATTAATTTTCCTCTTTGAGAATTCGTTTTAA
- the mutS gene encoding DNA mismatch repair protein MutS, whose amino-acid sequence MSETYEALNTPVMRQYLEVKEQHPDGIVFFRMGDFYEMFLDDAKIAAQILDITLTKRQNQIPMAGIPYHATESYISRLISAGKKVVVCEQTKPDDPKAKIMSREVVRIITPGTVVEDNLLGGYQNNYLSLYYKEKSSVYLAFADVSTSELVYFFFSETEKERILDTIKRFSPKEMIYTEEIPPLSKESKIILSQIPKDYLPQKKGAGIDTVVHVLDAYLKYNYRNQNFVFQSPRRIDETEYLVLDEQTVSHLELVENPNDKNHTLFGVLNRCTTSTGKRYLKQRILFPTRDENKIRDHWDKIEILTRNKKERLKIKESLGDLIDLERVITRFRVGKALPRDFRGIEKSLTAVSQMKLVLDGIGYDFSKLPKDLETLVSEFQSTLFDGELPVFLGNSPFLKSGFNKEYDDAILAREKGKDWILELEEKEKKESGCSSLKIRYNKILGYFIEVSKAQAKDVPSHFLKKQTLVTGERFTSPKLEELERTILQADEIIERIEKQVFDRLVASCISLYESFLTLSNEVASLDYHLSLTEAKEEYQWTRPDIRNDGIIEYIDSRHPVVETFLPVGERFVPNTLELNPKENAIAVLTGPNMAGKSTFMRQIAINQILFQMGSYVPSKKASLSIVDRIFTRIGSGDNLTKGESTFYVEMKETATILNQFTENSLILFDEVGRGTSTYDGLSIAWAILEFLSKNFPKPKTIFATHYHELTELEKGAGIFNLYLDTFEKDGEILFLKKVKRGKSKQSFGIYVAKLAGIPESVSERAKEILVGLESKKREIKIKNEEPSLFANLLEKEPKGLSVNEEMVIKRISQIDPNKIPPLEALSILDELKRILKEEN is encoded by the coding sequence ATGTCCGAAACTTATGAAGCTTTAAATACTCCTGTGATGCGCCAATATCTGGAAGTTAAAGAACAACACCCAGATGGGATTGTATTCTTTCGAATGGGTGATTTTTATGAAATGTTTTTGGATGATGCAAAAATTGCTGCACAAATTTTAGACATCACTCTCACAAAAAGACAAAACCAAATCCCGATGGCTGGCATTCCTTATCACGCCACAGAAAGTTATATCTCAAGACTCATCTCTGCTGGGAAAAAAGTAGTGGTTTGTGAACAAACTAAACCTGACGACCCAAAAGCCAAAATCATGTCAAGGGAAGTTGTGCGGATCATCACACCAGGGACCGTAGTAGAAGACAACTTACTCGGTGGTTACCAAAACAATTATTTGTCTCTGTATTATAAAGAAAAATCTTCCGTCTATTTAGCATTTGCTGATGTTTCTACATCGGAACTCGTTTACTTTTTTTTCTCGGAAACAGAAAAAGAAAGAATTCTGGATACCATCAAACGATTTTCTCCCAAAGAAATGATTTATACTGAGGAAATCCCTCCTCTCTCAAAAGAATCCAAAATCATACTCTCACAAATTCCAAAGGATTATTTACCTCAAAAAAAAGGAGCAGGTATTGATACCGTTGTACACGTATTAGATGCCTATCTTAAATACAATTATCGAAACCAAAACTTTGTTTTCCAATCACCAAGACGGATTGATGAAACTGAATATTTGGTATTAGATGAACAAACAGTTTCCCATTTAGAACTTGTTGAAAATCCTAACGATAAAAATCACACACTTTTTGGTGTTTTGAATCGTTGTACCACATCCACAGGTAAACGTTATCTCAAACAAAGAATTCTATTTCCAACGAGAGACGAAAATAAAATACGAGACCATTGGGACAAAATTGAAATATTAACTCGAAACAAAAAAGAAAGATTAAAAATCAAAGAGTCACTTGGTGATCTCATCGATTTGGAACGTGTGATCACTCGGTTCCGGGTAGGCAAAGCCCTACCACGAGATTTTCGAGGCATAGAAAAAAGTTTAACAGCCGTAAGCCAAATGAAATTGGTTTTGGATGGGATTGGTTATGATTTTTCCAAACTCCCAAAAGATTTAGAAACGCTGGTATCAGAATTTCAATCAACTCTCTTTGATGGAGAATTGCCTGTTTTTTTAGGGAACTCTCCTTTTTTAAAATCTGGATTTAATAAAGAGTATGATGATGCCATACTCGCCCGTGAAAAAGGAAAAGATTGGATCTTAGAACTCGAAGAAAAGGAAAAAAAGGAATCGGGATGTTCTAGTTTAAAAATTCGATACAATAAAATTTTAGGATATTTTATCGAAGTCTCCAAAGCCCAAGCAAAAGATGTTCCCTCACATTTTTTGAAAAAACAAACTCTTGTTACAGGAGAAAGATTTACCTCTCCCAAACTCGAAGAACTAGAACGAACCATTTTGCAAGCAGATGAAATCATTGAGAGAATCGAAAAACAAGTATTTGATCGATTAGTGGCGTCTTGTATTTCACTTTACGAATCATTTTTGACTCTATCGAATGAGGTAGCTTCCCTTGATTACCATCTCTCTCTAACTGAAGCCAAAGAAGAATACCAATGGACAAGGCCAGATATCAGAAACGATGGAATCATTGAATACATTGATTCACGCCACCCTGTCGTTGAAACTTTTTTACCTGTCGGTGAACGATTTGTACCGAATACATTAGAACTCAACCCTAAGGAAAACGCCATTGCAGTGTTAACGGGTCCCAATATGGCCGGTAAATCTACCTTTATGCGCCAAATTGCCATCAACCAGATCCTATTCCAAATGGGATCCTATGTTCCGTCTAAAAAAGCATCCCTATCTATTGTAGATCGGATATTTACAAGGATTGGGTCTGGTGACAATCTAACAAAAGGAGAGTCTACGTTTTATGTGGAAATGAAAGAAACGGCCACAATATTAAACCAATTTACTGAAAATAGTTTGATTTTATTTGATGAAGTAGGCCGGGGAACATCAACTTACGATGGTTTATCGATAGCTTGGGCCATTTTAGAATTTTTAAGTAAAAACTTTCCAAAACCAAAAACAATTTTTGCCACCCATTACCATGAATTAACAGAACTCGAAAAAGGTGCAGGTATCTTCAATCTTTACCTCGATACCTTTGAAAAGGACGGTGAAATTTTATTCTTAAAAAAAGTGAAAAGAGGAAAATCGAAACAATCGTTTGGAATCTATGTGGCAAAACTTGCAGGGATTCCCGAATCTGTTTCGGAAAGGGCAAAAGAAATCTTAGTGGGACTCGAATCCAAAAAACGAGAAATCAAAATCAAAAATGAAGAACCAAGTTTATTTGCGAATCTTTTAGAAAAAGAACCAAAAGGGCTTTCGGTTAACGAAGAAATGGTGATCAAAAGGATTTCCCAGATTGACCCTAACAAAATCCCACCGCTTGAGGCATTATCAATCCTTGATGAATTAAAACGAATTCTCAAAGAGGAAAATTAA